In Cottoperca gobio chromosome 1, fCotGob3.1, whole genome shotgun sequence, a genomic segment contains:
- the col17a1a gene encoding LOW QUALITY PROTEIN: collagen, type XVII, alpha 1a (The sequence of the model RefSeq protein was modified relative to this genomic sequence to represent the inferred CDS: substituted 1 base at 1 genomic stop codon), with protein MDNLITATSVSSGGGVGGSSRMVTKSATTTRLTSQSKLAGGSGDRAASGGSGGTSSSVLITSSSSQAAGFDGSGGSKGTGGTSATTLGASSFVSSGGESSAASGGSGAAAGFRAAGGGSSSMSSGFVSDGREGKKDGGLGAVTVSTVTKSSYSSGGSGEAKRGSSSAVTHSPVLKERKSMSTMATALSDVFYESSSTNSSPEYNRKEYGTSRATSSSATRGRIHGRESEIRARLQSASPPASWTELDDVKRLLRGNRSTSTSPTRSPNNTLPIPKKFSVETTVMSESSTGSTNQLPDHYSGVWSGGVSGSYSYNTNPNNLSANSTLYSSGVQNNLTLSSPAMYSGLSAGSTVPMYGVQNNLVSTNPMALSPTGANTHIVYGVQKNVSGTGIGTTTVRPSCPVNDETLGKDFKFVLIEKENAPVKKETERLIMTKDTGKQFMSDAPALASATYFGDSLQREKQKLSSSTMEEGTDAKSSTIKAATKDKATYAEIREDDSVFSFCSCCSWWKWLLGLLLSLLLLLGLLFGLIALAEEVKRLKSRVDALEAITGTASARSSRLSASSGINIIDPLDSYIDRSSSGSTLTRSDNGINLGAAGPGAGAGSGLGQDSAALQRAVQQLVRAELRSDSVRDTLAYSLKGERGDPGPKGDLGLLGQKGDGGFPGLPGPSGQMGHSGLDGPRGPKGSAGEQGSEGPPGQRGRDGPTGSRGEAGPQGFGEKGDRGEAGRPGPAGATGPVGPKGAIGEQGTSGNLGAPGLKGFQGETGAPGEKGDRGTPGVSGTKGDLGERGTRGLAGEPGQPGPQGPAGPKGSKGITGDTGSMGLPGVRGPPGLPGDVGPRGTTTLSDYALFNFSNIVXGPSGDPGAPGKIIAPSGSNTVAIPGPPGPAGPPGRAGTHGLSGPIGPAGVPGQSGPRGEQGDKGEKGEQGKPGEPGSVKSSETVSATQTDKLFSTVASLPGPPGPPGPAGAPGPQGPYGETKQGPPGRRGSAGEPGVGLPGSPGEKGEPGSFVPTSETFFAGSPGPPGPQGSTGDQGPQGYPGQSGLPGSQGEPGRGFPGQPGPRGPEGPPGPEGSKGTQGPKGGSDRPAAPGPPGLPGPPGRDGSGPGSTDVGQYIAEYLQSGGIRQYLAGSPGPPGLPGAPGTAGDGLVDDVTNRVIAYIQSRGHHGTPGPPGPPGSISVNDVVNLLQREDVRQYVAGTPGPPGPPGAPGPGSYGFNTQEVAERVINLMNERGLVGVPGPPGPPGNSLSTGYQSVVGPQGPPGSPGFPGPPGPAGPAAGFGHHISSDIRDYLQSVDFRGIPGPPGPPGPEGPPGRIQGLVSFAENANRETLIAEQQQYIMSDRGAMFGLPGAPGPPGPPGHKGEPGVSGTRDSYLDTGDYFSMAVKVTDYIKSHGLLRDVVGDSERFVQGSPGPPGLPGMPGHNQWVSSSENVVDVVEYIKSRGVLHDIVKEYNSRVFQGPPGPPGPAGPPGYSRRFSSQGNVTDLLEYIKSHGLQRDFEQNHNEHDIQGVPGPPGPPGPPGYSRLFGSHANVTDLVEYIKTHGAIVGPPGRPGHKGDMGFPGPKGERGGSPLLAKRRRDVGV; from the exons ATGGATAATCTAATTACAGCCACGTCTGTCAGCTCTGGTGGAGGTGTTGGAGGAAGCAGCAGAA TGGTCACAAAATCAGCAACAACTACTCGACTGACATCTCAAAGTAAGCT CGCAGGAGGATCAGGTGACAGAGCTGCGTCAGGAGGCTCTGGGGGCACAAGCAGCTCAGTTTTGATCACATCCAGCAGCTCCCAAGCCGCTGGCTTCGATGGATCCGGAGGCAGTAAGGGCACCGGAGGCACCAGCGCCACTACTCTCGGAGCCTCCTCTTTTGTATCCTCAGGTGGAGAAAGTTCAGCAGCTTCGGGGGGCTCAGGGGCAGCAGCGGGGTTCAGGGCTGCTGGAGGGGGATCCTCTAGCATGTCCTCTGGTTTTGTGAGTGATggcagagaaggaaaaaaagacgGGGGACTAGGTGCTGTGACAGTTTCAACAGTGACGAAGAGCAGCTACAGTTCAGGAGGATCTGGGGAAGCAAAGCGAGGATCTTCCTCAGCTGTCACTCATTCACCTGTTCtcaaagagaggaagagcatgAGCACCATGGCAACAGCTCTCTCAGATGTCTTCTACG AAAGTTCAAGCACAAACTCCTCTCCAGAGTACAACAGGAAGGAGTACG gcACTTCACGTGCAACTTCAAGTTCTGCCACCAGAGGGAGAATCCATGGCAGAG AGAGTGAGATCAGAGCCAGGCTTCAGAGTGCTTCTCCTCCTGCAAGTT GGACGGAGCTGGATGACGTGAAGCGCCTGCTGAGAGGAAACCGCTCCACCAGCACCAGCCCCACTCGGTCCCCGAACAACACGCTGCCTATCCCCAAGAAGTTCAGCGTTGAAACTACGGTCATGTCTGAGAGCTCCACAGGGTCAACCAATCAACTGCCAG ACCACTATAGCGGCGTTTGGTCCGGAGGTGTGAGCGGTAGCTACAGTTACAATACCAACCCCAACAACCTGTCAGCTAACTCCACCCTTTACTCATCAG GAGTTCAGAACAACCTGACACTCAGCTCTCCCGCCATGTACAGTGGACTATCTGCAGGCAGCACTG tTCCTATGTATGGTGTTCAGAATAACCTGGTCAGTACCAACCCCATGGCCCTCTCTCCCACTggagccaacacacacatag TTTATGGCGTGCAGAAGAATGTGTCTGGCACTGGAATCGGCACAACCACAG TGAGACCCAGCTGTCCCGTTAATGACGAGACCTTAGGCAAGGACTTTAAGTTTGTGCTGATAGAGAAGGAGAATGCTCCAGTGAAGAAGGAGACAGAGCGGCTGATCATGACCAAAGACACAGGGAAGCAGTTCATGTCTGATGCACCTGCTCTTGCTTCTG CTACCTACTTTGGAGACTccctacagagagagaaacagaagctATCATCCAGCACAATGGAGGAAGGAACAGATGCtaaat cttcaACCATAAAAGCTGCCACAAAGGACAAAGCCACCTACGCAG AGATCCGTGAAGATGACTCGGTCTTTAGCTtctgctcctgctgcagctggtggaagtggctgctgggcctcctgctcagcctgctcctcctcctcggcctCCTCTTTGGACTCATCGCTTTGG CTGAAGAAGTGAAACGCCTCAAGAGCCGTGTCGATGCTCTCGAAGCCATCACTGGCACTGCGTCAGCCAGGTCCAGCCGCTTGTCGGCCTCCTCTGGCATCAACATCATCGACCCGCTGGACTCGTACATCGACAGGAGTTCTAGTGGGTCCACCCTGACCCGCTCTGATAATGGGATCAACCTGGGAGCAGCTGGGCCTGGGGCAGGCGCAGGGAGTGGACTGGGACAGGACAGCGCTGCCCTGCAGAGAGCCGTCCAGCAGCTGGTCAGGGCTGAACTCCGCTCGGATTCTGTAAGAG ATACACTTGCATACTCActaaaaggagagagaggagatccaGGACCTAAAG GTGATCTAGGGCTGCTTGGACAAAAAG GTGATGGAGGCTTTCCTGGCCTTCCAG GTCCTTCTGGGCAAATGGGGCACTCAGGATTGGATGGACCGAGGGGACCAAAGGGAAGTGCAG GTGAACAAGGTTCTGAGGGCCCACCAGGCCAGAGGGGCCGGGACGGACCGACGGGCTCCCGTGGAGAAGCTGGACCACAAGGTTTTGGAGAAAAGGGAGACAGAG GCGAGGCGGGACGTCCCGGTCCTGCTGGTGCTACTGGACCTGTGGGGCCGAAAG GTGCCATTGGAGAGCAGGGTACCTCAGGAAACCTCG GTGCGCCGGGTCTAAAGGGTTTCCAGGGTGAAACAGGCGCACCAGGAGAAAAAG GTGATCGAGGAACACCAGGGGTGTCAGGAACCAAAGGAGATCTGGGCGAGAGGGGAACACGTGGTCTGGCAG GTGAACCAGGACAACCTGGACCACAAGGCCCTGCTGGACCAAAGGGATCTAAAGGAATAACAG GAGACACAGGTTCGATGGGACTTCCTGGTGTGAGAGGACCACCTGGACTTCCTGGAGATGTTGGTCCCCGAGGTACTACCACACTGTCAGATTATGCACTGTTCAATTTCTCAAATATTGTCTGAGGACCCTCAG GTGATCCAGGAGCACCTGGAAAAATCATCGCTCCAA gtGGCTCTAATACTGTGGCCATTCCTGGACCACCAGGGCCTGCTGGGCCTCCAGGTCGTGCTGGAACCCATGGTCTGTCTGGTCCCATTGGCCCCGCTGGTGTCCCAGGACAATCCG GACCGAGGGGAGAACAAGGAGacaaaggagaaaaaggagagcaaGGAAAACCTGGTGAGCCTGGTAGTGTCAAAAGTTCAGAAACTGTGAGTGCCACCCAAACTGACA AACTTTTTTCCACAGTGGCTAGCCTGCCTGGTCCACCAGGACCTCCAGGGCCTGCTGGAGCACCTGGTCCTCAAGGTCCTTACG GCGAGACTAAACAGGGTCCTCCAGGACGCAGAGGTTCTGCAGGAGAGCCAG GAGTTGGTTTACCTGGAAGTccaggagagaaaggagaaccAGGCAGCTTTGTGCCTACTTCAG AAACCTTTTTTGCTGGATCACCAGGACCCCCTGGCCCACAGGGTTCAACAG GTGACCAAGGACCACAGGGGTACCCAG GTCAATCAGGTCTTCCAGGGAGTCAAGGAGAACCAGGTCGTG GTTTCCCAGGTCAGCCTGGTCCTAGGGGGCCTGAGGGTCCACCAGGCCCAGAGGGGTCAAAGGGGACACAAGGACCTAAAG GTGGCTCAGATAGACCTGCAGCCCCAGGCCCACCTGGACTCCCTGGTCCACCTGGAAGAGATGGAAGTGGACCTGGATCAACTGATGTGGGCCAGTACATTGCAGAGTACCTTCAGA GTGGTGGCATCAGACAGTACCTGGCTGGATCTCCTGGGCCTCCTGGTCTTCCAGGGGCACCGGGAACCGCAGGGGACGGGCTGGTGGATGATGTGACAAACCGAGTTATCGCCTACATCCAGA GTAGAGGACATCACGGGACTCCTGGCCCTCCAGGTCCTCCTGGCTCCATCTCTGTCAATGACGTTGTCAACCTATTACAAC GAGAGGACGTGAGGCAATATGTTGCTGGTACTCCCGGTCCACCAGGACCACCTGGAGCTCCAGGCCCTGGCAGCTACGGATTCAACACCCAGGAGGTGGCTGAACGTGTCATCAACCTCATGAATG AGAGGGGGTTGGTAGGTGTCCCTGGACCCCCTGGGCCTCCTGGAAACTCTTTATCAA CTGGTTATCAATCAGTTGTGGGTCCTCAGGGGCCTCCAGGTTCCCCAGGTTTCCCTGGTCCACCTGGACCAGCAGGTCCAGCTGCAGGATTTGGGCACCACATCAGTTCTGACATTCGTGACTACCTGCAAA GTGTCGACTTCAGAGGAATACCAGGCCCCCCTGGTCCCCCTGGACCCGAGGGCCCCCCTGGTAGAATCCAGGGACTGGTTTCCTTTGCTGAGAATGCCAACAGAGAGACACTCATagcagaacaacaacaatacatcATGA GTGACAGAGGAGCTATGTTCGGATTGCCTGGTGCGCCAGGCCCTCCTGGACCCCCAGGACACAAGGGAGAGCCAGGTGTATCCGGCACCAGAGACAGCTATCTTGATACTGGAGACTACTTCAGTATGGCTGTCAAAGTAACTGATTACATCAAAT CCCACGGTCTACTCCGTGATGTTGTGGGAGACTCTGAACGTTTTGTTCAAGGATCTCCAGGGCCTCCTGGACTTCCAGGAATGCCTGGACACAACCAATGGGTTAGTTCCAGTGAAAATGTCGTCGATGTTGTGGAATACATCAAAT CCCGCGGTGTGCTACACGACATCGTGAAGGAATACAACAGTCGTGTCTTCCAAGGACCTCCAGGACCACCCGGCCCTGCAGGTCCTCCTGGATACAGCCGCCGGTTTAGCTCCCAAGGAAATGTCACAGATCTGTTGGAATACATCAAAT CTCATGGCCTGCAACGTGACTTCGAACAGAACCACAATGAACATGACATCCAAGGAGTGCCAGGACCACCTGGCCCTCCAGGCCCCCCCGGATACAGCCGTTTGTTTGGTTCCCATGCAAATGTCACTGATTTAGTGGAATACATCAAAA CACATGGAGCCATTGTTGGACCACCTGGGAGACCAGGACACAAAGGGGACATGGGATTCCCGGGGCCcaaaggagagagag